One genomic region from Natrinema caseinilyticum encodes:
- a CDS encoding bacterio-opsin activator domain-containing protein, whose product MSLEGADASALTQREYQSLLDAAETYREALVLRLCGDVGLRPPELTRLTIGHVEQVRIDPPRYLVRVPDGDGGRDRTAYLPTRVERELRRYARSNDLSLDDPIFTVTPRRLQMLVSDVADRTSDLFDDPNLADVSTSDLRQYFAHRALVDHDVNPRVVKASGGWRSFEALESYLADPTDTEIVEAFDAIERPAGPRSGEPRSGPAVSDDSVVRLLLAASDRYALVRLDPDGYVERWNRSAAAMFGYRAGEIVGTHVSAFYPEDEVTEGESERALSAALEESGAETDGWRVHKDGSLFRATEVISPLRDDRGRHRGFAVFVRDVTAAHEELEATRERRDELADRYAVARCHRDVTRAVLESSDHEEIETKTCAALADGRAYDFAWIDRATVVHQRRERRASSGIESDAVEQVVPDEWAEGVPSVDVDSLEGNPTGDGEPRAGTPTTERPISDVAEQRGRAVTVTEDVTATIDGDEFEGTLARAPLAYGDTVYGTFSVATDRRGAFEDDEREWLRTIGNQIGYAIAAVRRRNLLLSDRVTELEVTCRDDRSFFVAASRQLDCRFELDSLVPLGESTQLYYVRLEGASPADVFELAEDDPGIVDCRLVETDEDGWRVEFVIEGSCPVVTLSEYGVTVHEAVFEDGVATIVGDCAADADLRTIVDGLRAAFPDSKLVGKRDVERAVQTAREFREGLEDRLTDRQEAALRAAYFGGYYDWPRESTAEEVADAMGVSSPTLHNHLRKGQHELLRTFFDEPDG is encoded by the coding sequence ATGAGCCTCGAGGGGGCCGACGCGTCGGCGCTGACGCAGCGGGAGTACCAATCGTTGCTCGACGCCGCCGAAACCTACCGGGAGGCGCTGGTGCTTCGGCTCTGTGGGGACGTGGGGCTCAGACCACCCGAACTAACGCGACTCACGATCGGCCACGTAGAGCAGGTTCGCATCGATCCGCCCCGATACCTGGTACGGGTTCCGGACGGTGACGGCGGACGAGACCGGACGGCGTATCTGCCGACCCGCGTCGAACGGGAACTCCGGCGATACGCCCGTAGCAACGACCTCTCGCTCGACGACCCGATTTTCACCGTTACGCCCCGTCGACTCCAGATGCTCGTCTCTGACGTCGCCGACCGGACGAGCGATCTGTTCGACGACCCGAATCTCGCCGACGTCTCCACCAGCGATCTCCGACAGTACTTCGCTCACAGAGCGCTGGTCGACCACGACGTCAACCCCCGCGTCGTGAAGGCGTCGGGTGGGTGGCGGAGCTTCGAAGCCCTCGAGTCCTACCTCGCGGACCCGACGGATACCGAGATCGTCGAGGCCTTCGACGCCATCGAACGCCCCGCCGGACCCCGCTCCGGCGAACCGCGATCCGGTCCCGCGGTGAGCGACGATAGCGTCGTCCGGCTGTTGCTCGCCGCCAGTGACCGGTACGCGCTCGTGCGTCTCGATCCCGACGGTTACGTCGAACGGTGGAATCGAAGCGCGGCCGCGATGTTCGGCTATCGAGCGGGGGAAATCGTCGGCACGCACGTGTCTGCGTTTTATCCCGAGGACGAAGTGACCGAGGGTGAGTCAGAACGGGCCCTCTCGGCGGCCCTCGAAGAGTCCGGCGCCGAAACCGACGGCTGGCGCGTCCACAAGGACGGCTCGCTGTTTCGTGCGACCGAAGTCATTTCGCCGCTTCGCGACGACCGGGGCCGTCACCGCGGCTTCGCCGTCTTCGTGCGCGACGTCACGGCCGCACACGAAGAACTCGAGGCCACGCGCGAACGACGTGACGAACTCGCGGACCGGTACGCGGTCGCCCGGTGCCACCGAGACGTCACTCGCGCCGTGCTCGAATCGAGCGATCACGAGGAAATCGAGACGAAGACGTGTGCGGCGCTCGCCGACGGTCGGGCCTACGATTTCGCCTGGATCGACCGAGCGACGGTGGTGCATCAACGCCGGGAGCGGCGGGCGTCGAGCGGGATCGAGTCGGACGCTGTCGAGCAGGTGGTTCCCGACGAGTGGGCCGAGGGCGTCCCGTCCGTCGACGTCGATTCGCTCGAGGGAAACCCGACCGGTGACGGCGAGCCCCGTGCGGGAACCCCGACGACGGAGCGACCGATATCTGACGTCGCCGAACAGCGAGGCCGGGCAGTCACCGTCACGGAGGACGTCACGGCGACGATCGACGGCGACGAGTTCGAGGGGACCCTCGCACGGGCGCCCCTGGCCTACGGTGATACCGTCTACGGGACGTTCTCGGTCGCGACCGACCGCCGTGGGGCGTTCGAAGACGACGAGCGCGAGTGGCTCCGGACGATCGGCAACCAGATCGGCTACGCCATCGCGGCCGTTCGCCGTCGGAACCTCCTGCTGTCGGATCGAGTAACCGAACTCGAGGTCACCTGTCGCGACGATCGTTCCTTCTTCGTCGCGGCCTCGCGCCAACTCGACTGCCGGTTCGAACTCGATTCGCTGGTCCCGCTCGGAGAGTCGACGCAACTCTACTACGTGCGTCTCGAGGGGGCGTCGCCGGCGGACGTCTTCGAACTGGCCGAAGACGATCCGGGAATCGTGGACTGCCGGCTCGTCGAGACCGACGAGGACGGCTGGCGCGTCGAGTTCGTCATCGAGGGCTCCTGTCCGGTCGTTACACTCAGCGAGTACGGCGTTACGGTCCACGAGGCAGTTTTCGAAGACGGTGTGGCGACCATCGTCGGTGACTGCGCGGCCGACGCCGACCTCCGGACCATCGTCGACGGCCTCCGCGCCGCCTTCCCCGACTCGAAACTGGTCGGGAAACGCGACGTCGAACGGGCCGTCCAGACCGCACGCGAATTCCGCGAAGGGCTCGAGGATCGGTTGACCGACCGCCAGGAGGCGGCGCTCCGGGCGGCCTACTTCGGCGGCTACTACGACTGGCCGCGGGAGAGTACGGCCGAAGAGGTCGCCGACGCGATGGGGGTTTCATCGCCGACGTTGCACAATCACTTGCGAAAGGGCCAACACGAATTACTTCGAACGTTCTTCGACGAACCGGACGGCTAG